A region of Streptomyces paludis DNA encodes the following proteins:
- a CDS encoding IS4 family transposase gives MDRVVGEAGRSEKRRRLLSARFTVYFVLAMCLFPQADYLEVLRLVKTGDKGLRSWSGVNKSSLTRARQRLGWPVMRELFRSVARPLGADGELFRGLRVLALDGMLLAVPDSVGNNDAFGKSGSQRSPMGYPQARVVAVAECSSHAVLDAAIGGFKDSERIVSDALDAHLGTGTLLLADRGLWGLARWHRLREQGTHLLWRIERRKARRVQDVLPDGSYLARIEANKHSKAAGTVKAPPALVRVVEYRVDGQADIVRLITSLTDHEKYPAEELAVLYARRWEIELVFDEIKTHQRGRPVLRSQTPDGVRQEIYAHLIVHHATRELLDEAARLHRSIAERTSFTRALHVVRRSVISPSGFSPLSTQAGSTPRTLGNRPQSAAPPKIP, from the coding sequence GTGGACCGGGTGGTGGGTGAAGCGGGGCGTTCGGAGAAGCGCCGGCGTCTGTTGTCCGCCCGGTTCACGGTGTACTTCGTGCTGGCGATGTGCTTGTTCCCGCAGGCCGACTACCTGGAGGTCCTCCGGCTGGTGAAGACCGGCGACAAGGGGTTGCGGTCCTGGTCCGGGGTGAACAAGTCGTCGCTGACCAGGGCTCGGCAGCGGCTCGGCTGGCCGGTAATGCGGGAACTGTTCCGGTCCGTGGCCCGGCCTCTCGGCGCGGACGGCGAGTTGTTCCGAGGGCTGCGGGTGCTGGCTCTGGACGGGATGCTGCTGGCCGTGCCCGACTCCGTGGGCAACAACGACGCCTTCGGCAAGTCCGGCTCCCAGCGCAGCCCGATGGGTTATCCGCAGGCCAGAGTGGTCGCGGTGGCCGAGTGTTCCTCTCACGCCGTCCTGGACGCCGCGATCGGCGGGTTCAAGGATTCCGAACGCATCGTCTCCGACGCTCTGGACGCCCATCTCGGGACCGGCACGCTGTTACTGGCCGACCGGGGACTGTGGGGTCTGGCCCGCTGGCACCGGCTCCGGGAGCAGGGCACGCACCTTCTGTGGAGGATCGAGCGACGCAAGGCCCGCCGGGTCCAGGACGTTCTGCCCGACGGCAGCTACCTGGCCCGGATCGAGGCGAACAAGCACAGCAAGGCGGCTGGAACCGTCAAGGCGCCGCCGGCGCTGGTCCGGGTCGTCGAGTACCGCGTCGACGGGCAGGCCGACATCGTCCGGCTCATCACCAGCCTGACCGACCACGAGAAGTACCCCGCCGAAGAACTCGCCGTCCTCTACGCCCGGCGCTGGGAGATCGAGCTCGTCTTCGACGAGATCAAGACCCATCAACGCGGCCGGCCGGTCCTCAGGTCACAGACACCGGACGGCGTGCGGCAGGAGATCTACGCTCACTTGATCGTGCACCATGCCACCCGGGAACTGCTGGACGAGGCCGCTCGCCTGCACCGCAGCATCGCAGAGCGGACCTCGTTCACCAGGGCTCTGCACGTCGTCCGCCGCTCGGTGATCTCACCGAGCGGCTTTTCCCCCCTCAGCACGCAAGCGGGATCGACGCCTCGGACTCTCGGAAATCGGCCGCAGTCTGCTGCCCCGCCGAAGATCCCGTGA
- a CDS encoding IS1182 family transposase, producing the protein MLTAWAACPKGTPAMLMRDRLDVVFEDEEFADLYPTDGRPGLSPGQLALVSVLQFAENLSDRAAANAVRTRIDWKYALGLELDDPGFDHSVLCEFRARLAETDATDRLLPVMLYRLTEAGLLKSGGRQRTDATHVLSAVRTLSRLELVGESLRAALEQLAQTAPDWLLPLVEPEWNKRYGRKVEIGKVPGGKAGVTALAEAFGRDGQKILAAAWAADATPRLRTLTQVEILRRVWVHHYYRDSGGRLRWRDGHALPPASLRFDSPYDTDAHYCVKRDTAWSGYRTHFTETCTSELPEVVVHVATTIAPVQDGQLTAQIHDDLAAINLTPAEHAVDAAYVSPAQIERAQRIHSITLLGPVVPDHSHQARSGAGFDKAAFTIYWDHRRATCPQGNLSREWRPLRISGHDYTQIKFDKPTCLACPVRPQCTNAVSGPRSLALLPTRKLHEIQQHNRLDQRTEDWQRRYAIRAGIEATLSQNVRTCGLRRTHYRGLPKTHVQHVLTALACNVTRIADWIADPTRPQRAPSHFRALCTTLN; encoded by the coding sequence GTGTTGACGGCGTGGGCGGCGTGCCCGAAGGGCACGCCGGCGATGCTGATGCGGGATCGGCTGGATGTGGTGTTCGAGGACGAGGAGTTCGCGGACCTGTACCCCACGGACGGGCGGCCGGGCTTGTCGCCGGGGCAGTTGGCGCTGGTGTCGGTGCTGCAATTCGCGGAGAACCTGTCCGACCGGGCGGCCGCGAACGCGGTCCGCACCAGGATCGACTGGAAATACGCGTTGGGACTGGAGTTGGACGATCCGGGCTTCGACCACTCGGTGCTGTGCGAGTTCCGGGCCCGGCTGGCCGAGACCGACGCCACGGACCGGCTGCTGCCGGTGATGCTGTACCGGCTGACCGAGGCCGGACTGCTCAAATCCGGCGGACGGCAGCGCACCGACGCGACCCACGTGCTCTCGGCGGTGCGCACGCTCAGCCGACTGGAGTTGGTGGGCGAGAGCCTGCGGGCCGCCCTGGAACAGCTCGCCCAGACGGCCCCGGACTGGCTGCTTCCGTTGGTCGAGCCGGAGTGGAACAAGCGCTACGGGCGCAAGGTGGAGATCGGCAAGGTACCCGGCGGGAAAGCCGGGGTCACAGCCCTGGCCGAGGCCTTCGGCCGGGACGGGCAGAAGATCCTGGCCGCCGCGTGGGCGGCCGACGCCACGCCCAGGCTCCGGACGCTGACGCAGGTGGAGATCCTGCGCCGGGTCTGGGTACACCACTATTACCGGGACTCCGGAGGGCGGCTGCGCTGGCGCGATGGCCACGCGCTGCCACCCGCGTCGTTGCGGTTCGATTCCCCTTACGACACCGATGCGCACTACTGCGTCAAACGGGACACAGCCTGGTCCGGCTACCGCACCCACTTCACCGAAACATGCACGTCAGAACTGCCTGAGGTGGTCGTGCACGTGGCCACCACGATCGCCCCGGTCCAGGACGGCCAACTCACCGCCCAGATCCACGACGACCTCGCAGCGATCAACTTGACCCCGGCCGAGCACGCGGTCGACGCCGCCTACGTCAGCCCGGCGCAGATCGAACGCGCCCAGCGGATACACAGCATCACCCTGCTCGGCCCGGTCGTGCCCGACCACAGCCACCAGGCCAGAAGCGGGGCCGGCTTCGACAAGGCCGCCTTCACCATCTACTGGGACCACCGCCGGGCCACCTGCCCCCAAGGCAACCTCAGCCGTGAGTGGCGGCCCCTGCGCATCAGCGGACACGACTACACCCAGATCAAGTTCGACAAGCCCACCTGCCTGGCCTGCCCCGTCCGCCCGCAATGCACCAACGCAGTCAGCGGTCCGCGCTCGCTCGCACTGCTGCCCACCCGCAAACTGCACGAGATTCAGCAGCACAACCGGCTCGACCAGCGCACTGAGGACTGGCAGCGCCGTTACGCGATCCGTGCGGGCATCGAAGCCACCCTCTCCCAGAACGTCCGCACCTGCGGCCTGCGACGAACCCACTACCGAGGACTGCCAAAGACACACGTCCAGCACGTACTGACCGCGCTGGCCTGCAATGTCACCCGCATCGCCGACTGGATCGCCGACCCGACCCGACCCCAGCGGGCACCCAGCCACTTCCGCGCCCTCTGCACCACCCTTAACTGA